In the Ictalurus punctatus breed USDA103 chromosome 7, Coco_2.0, whole genome shotgun sequence genome, one interval contains:
- the LOC128628776 gene encoding galactose-specific lectin nattectin isoform X2, giving the protein MKKTIRQKLTVQSYLFQRTDMSSVMLFILLLSELSTLSFTQSDLKCQRSWTQLGSRCFKIFTTATTWDNAVQNCVSMGGHLASVHNMQVYAFIQALVLNATKSNSPTWIGASDTVKEGVWVWTDGTAFDYTYWYTGQPDNSNRIEHCLEMNYLGAWNDEICTILCPSACASEYSNLLARYL; this is encoded by the exons atgaaaaagacAATCAGGCAGAAGTTGACTGTGCAGTCATATTTGTTTCAGAGGACAG ATATGTCTTCAGTAATGCTGTTCATTCTGCTATTATCAG agctCTCCACACTTTCCTTCACACAGAGTG ATCTAAAATGCCAGCGTAGCTGGACACAGCTTGGATCACGCTGCTTCAAGATCTTCACAACAGCAACAACCTGGGATAACGCAGTG CAAAATTGTGTGAGCATGGGAGGGCATCTTGCATCTGTGCACAACATGCAGGTGTATGCTTTCATCCAGGCTTTAGTCCTAAATGCAACTAAGTCAAATAGTCCAACATGGATAGGTGCCAGTGATACAGTAAAG gAAGGAGTTTGGGTGTGGACTGATGGGACAGCATTTGATTACACATACTGGTATACTGGACAGCCTGATAATTCTAATCGAATTGAGCACTGTTTGGAGATGAATTATCTAG GTGCTTGGAATGATGAAATCTGCACGATCCTGTGCCCATCAGCATGTGCAAGTGAGTATTCCAATCTCCTAGCCCGCTATCTTTAA
- the LOC128628776 gene encoding galactose-specific lectin nattectin isoform X1, producing the protein MQIQKNMKKINRQKVTVHRYLFQQIHMSSVMLFILLLSELSTLSFTQSDLKCQRSWTQLGSRCFKIFTTATTWDNAVQNCVSMGGHLASVHNMQVYAFIQALVLNATKSNSPTWIGASDTVKEGVWVWTDGTAFDYTYWYTGQPDNSNRIEHCLEMNYLGAWNDEICTILCPSACASEYSNLLARYL; encoded by the exons ATGCAAAtacagaaaaacatgaaaaagataAACAGGCAGAAAGTGACTGTGCATCGATATTTGTTCCAGCAGATCC ATATGTCTTCAGTAATGCTGTTCATTCTGCTATTATCAG agctCTCCACACTTTCCTTCACACAGAGTG ATCTAAAATGCCAGCGTAGCTGGACACAGCTTGGATCACGCTGCTTCAAGATCTTCACAACAGCAACAACCTGGGATAACGCAGTG CAAAATTGTGTGAGCATGGGAGGGCATCTTGCATCTGTGCACAACATGCAGGTGTATGCTTTCATCCAGGCTTTAGTCCTAAATGCAACTAAGTCAAATAGTCCAACATGGATAGGTGCCAGTGATACAGTAAAG gAAGGAGTTTGGGTGTGGACTGATGGGACAGCATTTGATTACACATACTGGTATACTGGACAGCCTGATAATTCTAATCGAATTGAGCACTGTTTGGAGATGAATTATCTAG GTGCTTGGAATGATGAAATCTGCACGATCCTGTGCCCATCAGCATGTGCAAGTGAGTATTCCAATCTCCTAGCCCGCTATCTTTAA